The Acidimicrobiales bacterium sequence CCGCGGGGTGTGCGAGGTCGACGGCGACCGGCTCACGAGCCTGGTGGAGACGCACGGGATCGGGCGCCGGGCCGACGGCACGGTCACGTCCACCGATCCGGTGGCGACGCTGACCGACGACACCGTGATGTCGATGAACTTCTGGGGGTTTCCCCACCGCGTCTTCGACGAGCTCGAGGCCGGCTTCGCCGCATTCCTGCAGGAGCACGGGCGCGAGGAGAAGGCGGAATACCTGCTGCCGAGCGTCGTGCACGAACTGATGGCGAGCGGCGAGTTGACCGTCGGCGTGGTGCCGACCGACGAGCCGTGGGTCGGCGTCACCAACCCGGCCGACCTCGAGGTGGCCCGCACCACGATTGCCCAGCTCAGGGCCTGAATCGCCGCTCCCCGGGAACCCGGGTGGCGGGAGGGTCGTCCGAAGGGACATGACTCGATCCGTGCACCGCCGAACCCCCCTGTTGGCCCTCGCTCTCGTGCTCGCGCTGTTCGCATCGGCCTGCGGCGACGACGCGGACGTCGCCGACCAGGTGATCGGCGACCCCGATGGGGTCGGTGACGGTGGTGGCGACGACGGTACGGACGGCAGCGGCGGGCGCGGCTGGATCGACGGCGCGCCCGACTCGGGCGAGGGTGGCGATGGGGGCGGCGACGGCGACGCCGCGACCGGCGAACGCAGCGCCGAGCTCGACGCTGCCGTGGCGGACGAAGCCGCGCCGGGCGCCCTCGAGCCGCCGATCGACCCGCTCCCGCCGACCGACGAGCCGCTGCGGGCGGGGTCGATCGACGACGCCGACGACGTGACCGGCTATCTCGACTATCGCGATTCGATCGTGTCCGCCGGCGTGCGGGTGCGTCCGCTCGACGTCACCGACTCGACGGTCTTCACCGTGATCGGCGGCAACGGCCTGCCCGTGCTCGGCGCCGAGATCCTCATCCGGGATGCCGTCTCCAGTGACGCCGACGCCCTGGCGACCCTACGCACCCGGGCCGACGGAACGGTGCGCTTCATGCCCGGCATGCTCGACGCGTCACCCGCCGTGATCTTGGTCGAGGTGGTCGTCGACGGCCAGGTCACCCCGGTCGACAATTTCACGATCGGCACTCCGGCTGTCGCGGTCGAGGTCGACCCCGACGGCGGCTACGACGGGTCCGTCCCGCTCGACATCCTGTTCGTGATCGACGCGACCGGTTCGATGGGCGACGAGATCGACCGGCTCCGCGACAACATGTCGAGCGTTGCCGAACAGATCGATGCGCTCCCGAGCGATCCGGACGTCCGCTTCGGCATGACCGTGTACCGCGACGAGGGTGATGCCTACGTCACCCGCACGTTCGATCTGACCGACTCGCTCGCGGACTTCCTCGACGCGCTGGACGACGTCGTCGCCGAGGGCGGCGGCGACTACCCCGAGGCGATGGACGAGGCGCTCGCCGACGCGATGGAGCTGCCCGATTGGCGTCGGCAGGATGCCGTGCAGCTGATGTTCCTCCTCGCCGACGCCCCGCCCCAGGTCCGCCGCGAGGTGCAGACGCCGTACACGCAGACGGCCACGCAGGCGGCCGAGGCCGGCATGAAGATTTTCCCGATCGCGGCGAGCGGCACCGACGATCAGGCCGAGTACGCGATGCGCGAGCTCGCATTCGTCACGGGTGGCCGGTTCGTGTTCCTGGCGTACGGCGGTGGCGACTCGGCAACCGGCAGCGGCACCGACATCACCACGCAGGACTTCGACGAACTCCCGCTCGACCAGCTGGTCGTACGGTTGGTGCAGGACGAACTGGCTGCCCTCACCGGCACCGAGCCCGGCGACGGCGAGACCACGCCCACCGTCCCGCCGCCGAGCACGACCGTGCCCGCGCCGGACCAGTGAGAACCGTCAGCTGAACTTGCTGGCGACGCGCTCGATCGGTTCGCCGTCGATCTCGAGATCGACCTTCTCGTTGTAGAAGCAGAGCAGCCCCTTCACGGGCGCCGATTCCGGCAACGGGTCGTCGTAGCTCCAGACGAAGTCCTCGTACACGGTGTCGCCGAGGTGGAGATCCCAGTAGCGGGCGTACCCCTTGTACGGACAGCCGGTGGTCGTGTCGCTCTCCCGGAGGAGATCGATGCGGACGTCGTCGACCGGCAGGTAGTAGCGCGGCGGCAGGCCGGTCTCGAACAGGATCGTCGGCCGCGGCGAGTCGGCGACGACCTGGCCGTCGACCCGCACCACCACGTGACGACTGGAGGGGAGGGCGTCAACGCGGCGGTACGGGTCGCGGGGGTGGATGAGCACTTCGACGTCCTCCTCGAACCAGCGTTCGACGGCGGACCACCGGACCTTCACATGGTCCGGGAGTTCGTCGATGGCGGTGGTGGGGAGGGTGTCGTCGTGCACGTCGTCGACCGGCACGTACCACTGCGGGTAGTAGGGGTGCTCCCAGACGAGCTGGGCCCGTTTCGAGTCGACGACCGCGGTCGTGCCGTTGAAGCCGCGGATCCATTTCGGGGCGGGTTCGATGCGCACGATGCTCATGCCATCGACAACCGCGTTGTCCCGCGATTGATTCCCACGGCCGTGCCAGACTCGGCGGCGTGATTCCCGCCTCCGTCACCCGCCACGCGCCGAACGGCATGGTCTCGACCATCGATCATCTGGCGACGTCCGCCGGTGTCGACCTGTTGCGTCGGGGCGGCTCGGCGGTGGACGCCGCGATCGGCGCCAACGCCGTGCTGTCCGTGACGTCCTCGCACATGTGCGGCATGGGCGGCGACCTGTGGGCGCTCGTGCATCACGCGGACGGGGAGGTCCCGGCCACGCTCGACGCGTCGGGCCGGGCCGGCTCGGGTGCCGATCCGGAGCGGGCCCGCGCCGATGGGCTGACCCGCATCCCACTGCGGGGCGACATCCGAGCGGTGACGGTGCCCGGTGCGGTCGACGGGTGGTTGACGCTGCACGAGCGATTCGGCCGCCTCCCACTCGGCGACGTGTTCGCTGCGGCGGTGGAGCTCGCAGAGCACGGCTTCCCGGTGTCGCCGATCCTCTCGGTGCTCGCGCCGGAGATGGCGTCGGTGGTCGGCAACGAGATCCCCGGCGCCCCGTCGACCGGACAGATGGTGACGCGCCCCGGTTCGGCCCGGGCCCTGCGGGCGATCGCGGCCGACGGACGCGCCGGGTTCTACGGCGGCGAGTTCGGCGAGGGACTCCTCGCGGCGGGCCCCGACGAGTTCACCCCGGCCGACCTGGACGACTCGCAGGCGCGTTGGGTCGATCCGCTGTCGATCGACGCGATGGGGCATCGGCTCTGGACGGCCCCTCCAACGAGCCAGGGCTACCTGTCGTTGCTCGGCGCCGTGATCGCGGACGGGCTCGAGCCGGGGCCGGACCCCCGTGGCGTCCACATCCTCATCGAAGCGGCAACGCAGGCGGCCCACGACCGACCGACCCAGCTCCACGAGGGTGCCGATCCCGGCGAGCTCCTCAGTGCCGAACGCATCGCCGATCGGCGCGCCGCGATCGATCCTCAACGGGCCGGCACGGTCGGGGTGCCGGCGTGGCACGGCGACACCACCTATCTCTGTGCGGTGGACCGTGACGGCATGGGTGTGTCGCTCATCAACAGCAACGCCAGCGGCTTCGGCGCCGGGATCATCGCCGGCACGTCGGGCATCTTCCTCCACGACCGGGGTTTGGGCTTCTCACTCGAAGCCGGTCACCCGGCCGAGTACGGGCCGGGGCGGCGCCCGCCCCACACGCTCGCGCCGGCGCTGGTGACGAGGACGGACGGCACGCTCCACACCGTGCTCGGAACGATGGGCGGCGACACCCAGCCCCAGATCGTCCTCCAGCTCCTCGCCGCCACACTGCTCCACGACCGCGATCCGGGCCGGGCGAACGGTCAGGCTCGGTGGCGGATCGCCCCGAGCGACGACGGCGGCGGGTTCGACACCTGGCGCCACGGCCACGGACGCCACGTACGGGTCGAGGCCCACCTGCCCGACCGGATCGTCGACGGCCTGCGGGATCGTGGCCATGAGGTGGTCACGGACGACTCCAGCGGGTTCGGCCACGCCCACCTCATCCAGGTCACCGAGCACGGTTCGCTCGCGGGTGCGTGCGATCCGCGCGCGCTCACCGGCGCAGCCGCCGGCCACTGACCCGGGGTCAGTGCGTCGGCAGGGTGGCGAGCAGGACGCGGGCGGCCTCGACGTCGCCGGTGATCCGAGCATCCCCCGAGGCGATCAGGTCGTCCACCGTGCGGTCGCCGCCGATCACGGCGGCGAGGCACGAACCGACGGTCACGATCGTCGCGTGGGGCTCGTGGTCCTCCACGATGCGCATCAGACCGGGGGACATCTCGACGAGCGCGTGGCCTTCGTCGACCGTCACGCTGATGATCACCCGCTCCTCGACCTCCAGCAGGTCGAGACCGCGACGTCGGGCCGCGTCGGCGATCGCGTAGGCGAGCATCCAGTCGTTCACGACGATGTCCTCCAGCATCGGCATGCCGAAGTTGAACAGGGCGGTGATCACATCCGAGACGCCCTCACCCCGCTCGCTGAGCGCGTAGCGCGCCTTCGGTTCGTCGAGTTGATCGAGGAGGCCGTGACTGACCAGGTGGGTGATGCGCTCGGTGAGGGTGTCTTCGTCGAGGCCGGGATTTCGTTCGAGCAGGCCAGCCCGGCTCTGGGGTCCGGCCCACAGGAGATCGCGCAGCAAGAGCAGCGACCATCGGTCGCCCAATGCCTCGAGCGAGATCGCGACCGGACAGAACTGCTCGAATGACACCGCCGTAGTCATGGGTCCATAAGAGCACATCCCGGGAGGGTCCGGGGCCGGGTTCCGACTGAGGGGTGCCGAACGCGCCGCCGGTAGGGTTTCTGACCGATCGTCAGATTCTCAGGAGCATGCATGCGCGGCATCATCGCCAGCGGGGCGTACATCCCTCATCGTCGTCTCGACCGGGCCGAGATCACCGCCCTGTTCGGCAAGGGTGGCGGTCGCGGCACCCGCAGCGTCGCCGGCTTCGACGAGGACACCACCACCATGGGGGCCGAGGCCGCGCGCAACGCACTGCGCGACGCCGGGGACGTGTCCGTCGACTCGCTCTGGTTCGCCACCTCGACGCCCGCGTATCTCGAGAAGACGAACGCCGCCGCGATCCACGCGGCGTTGCGGCTCGACCCGTCGGTCGGCGCCCTCGACCTCGGCGGCGCCCTTCGCTCGGGCATCGGTACCGTGCGCACCGCCCTCCAGGGAGGCGGCACGACGCTCGTGGTCTGCTCCGACGTCCGCGACGGCATGGCCACGTCGGCCGACGAGGCGAGCGGCGGCGACGGTGCGGCGGCGCTGCTGATCGGCGACGAGTCGGCCGGTCCCGTCATCGCCGAGTACGTCGGTGCCGGCATCGCCACCGACGAGTTCCTCGAGCGCTGGCGGGTGCCGGGCGCGGCGCGCAGCCGGGTCTGGGAGGAGCGGTTCGGTGAGGTCACCTACGCGCCGCTGATGAAGGCAGCGTTCGACGCCGCGCTCGCCGACGCGGGCATCGAGGCCGACGCGATCGACCATCTCGCGGTCGCCGGGCTCCACGCCCGGGCGATCAAGCGCGGCGGCAAGGCCTTCGGGGCCGCCACAGAGCATCTCGTCGACGACTTGTCCGCCACGGTGGGCAACACCGGCACCGCCCATCCGGCGCTTCTCCTGGCGGCCACGCTCGAGCAGGCCGAGCCGGGCCAGACGATCGCTGTCGCGATGCTGGCGGACGGCGTGGAGGTCGTGATCCTGCGGACGACGGATGCCATCGCGAACTACTCGCCGTCCGCTCCCGTCTCGGCGCAGGCTGCCTCCGGCGCTCCCATCGATTACGGGAAGTTCCTCTCGTGGCGCGGCATGGTTGCGGTCGAGCCGCCGAACCGTCCTCCGCCACAGCGGACGTCCGCGAGCGCCGCGTACCGGCGCAACGATTGGAAGTTCGCCTTCGTCGGCACCCGTGATCGCAGCAGCGGCATGCTCCACATGCCCCCGGCCCGCGTCTCGCAGAAGGGTGGCGCGGTGGACGACATGGAGCCGGTGCCGATGGCGGACACCGTCGGCACGATCGCCAGCTTCACCATCGACAAGCTCGTCTACTCACCGAGCCCGCCCGTGGTCTTCGCGGTCGTCGACTTCGACGGCGGCGGTCGCGCGCCGCTCGAACTGACCGACGTCGACCCCGACGAGGTCGAGATCGGCGGACGGGTCGAACCGACGTTCCGTCGCCTCTCGACGAGCGATGAGATCCACAACTACTTCTGGAAAGTCCGTCCCGTACGGGGGGAGAGCTGACATGGGTTCCCACGGCATCAAGGACCAGGTCGCCATCATCGGCATGGGCTGCACGCCCTTCCTCGAACACTGGGACAAGTCGCTCGACGACCTGATCATCGACGCCGCCCAGTCCACCTACGCGTCGGCCGGTGTCGCCCAGGAGGACGTCGACGCGTTCTGGTTCGGCACCTCGCAGTCGGCCGCGTCGGGCCTCGCCATGGGCGGGCCGCTCAAGATCCAGGGCAAGCCCGTCACCCGGGTCGAGAACTATTGCGCCACCGGGTCCGAGGCGATGCGCAACGCGGCCTACGCGGTGGCCTCCGGCGCGTACGACGTGGTCATGGCGCTCGGCGCCGAGAAGGTGAAGGACGGCGGCTACCAGGGGCTCAATGCGTTCCCGATCCCGACCGACGGCACGCAGCGCACCCTCACTGCCGCCGCGATGTTCAGCCTCATCCTCCCGTCCTACTCGCAGAAGTACGGCGTCGACCGTGACGAGCTGCGCTACACGGTGGCGAAGATCGCGGAGAAGAACCACTACAACGGCGCCCGCAACCCGCTCGCCCAGTTCCGCCGGGAGACCAGTGCCGAGCAGATCTGCCAGATGGCGGCCGTGGCCGGCGAGTTGTCGGTGTTCGACTGCGCCGGCGTGGCCGACGGTGCGGCCGCGGTGATCATGTGCCGCGCCGAGGACGCTCACAAGTACTGCCCGAACCCGCTCTACATCAAGGCGCTGTCGTTCGTCGCCGGCACCGGTGCCGGATCGCTTGACCCGGACTACGACTACACGTCGCTGCTCGAGTCCAAGTGGGCGGCGGAGGACGCTTACGCCCAGGCCGGGGTGACGGACCCGAAGTCCGAGATCGCGATGGCCGAGGTGCACGACTGCTTCACGCCGACCGAGCTCGTCCTCATGGAGGACCTCGGCTTCTCGGACCCGGGCGCGGCCTGGCAGGACGTGCTCGACGGCGCGTTCGCGCTCGACGGCCGGCTCCCGGTCAACACCGACGGCGGCCTCAAGTCGTTCGGTCACCCGGTCGGCGCGTCGGGGTTGCGGATGCTCTACGAGGTCTGGCTCCAGCTGCGGGGCGAGGCGCCCGAGGATCGGCGGATCCCCGAGACCGATCGCAACCTCGGGCTCACCCACAACCTCGGCGGCTACCCCGGCGAGATGGTCAGCTTCGTCGGCATCTACGGCCCCGAACTCGGCTAGGCCATACCTTCTGGGGTCAGACCCCAGTACTTTCTCCGCTCAGTCGCCGTGGCGGCGCACGTCTCGTCGGCCGTGATCGCGCGAGATACGTTGTGGTATCGGACGGCGAGGGGGCGACGTGCGACAGGCGGTGGACCCGAGGCGGAGGCGACGTGCGCCGGCGGCGTTCGTCATCGTGATCGTGCTCTCGTCGATCCTCGCAACCGAGTCGCCCGCCGCGGCGCAGGAGGATGGACTTCGGTTGACCGGGCACAGCGTGTACCGCGTGCTCCCCGACGAAGGGGTGATCGACGTGGAGATCACCTTTACGGCGACCAACCAGGTGCCCGACCGTCGCGAGGGATTTCGGATCCTCCAGACGTACTTCTCGGCGATCTACGCC is a genomic window containing:
- a CDS encoding VWA domain-containing protein, with amino-acid sequence MTRSVHRRTPLLALALVLALFASACGDDADVADQVIGDPDGVGDGGGDDGTDGSGGRGWIDGAPDSGEGGDGGGDGDAATGERSAELDAAVADEAAPGALEPPIDPLPPTDEPLRAGSIDDADDVTGYLDYRDSIVSAGVRVRPLDVTDSTVFTVIGGNGLPVLGAEILIRDAVSSDADALATLRTRADGTVRFMPGMLDASPAVILVEVVVDGQVTPVDNFTIGTPAVAVEVDPDGGYDGSVPLDILFVIDATGSMGDEIDRLRDNMSSVAEQIDALPSDPDVRFGMTVYRDEGDAYVTRTFDLTDSLADFLDALDDVVAEGGGDYPEAMDEALADAMELPDWRRQDAVQLMFLLADAPPQVRREVQTPYTQTATQAAEAGMKIFPIAASGTDDQAEYAMRELAFVTGGRFVFLAYGGGDSATGSGTDITTQDFDELPLDQLVVRLVQDELAALTGTEPGDGETTPTVPPPSTTVPAPDQ
- a CDS encoding DUF427 domain-containing protein; amino-acid sequence: MSIVRIEPAPKWIRGFNGTTAVVDSKRAQLVWEHPYYPQWYVPVDDVHDDTLPTTAIDELPDHVKVRWSAVERWFEEDVEVLIHPRDPYRRVDALPSSRHVVVRVDGQVVADSPRPTILFETGLPPRYYLPVDDVRIDLLRESDTTTGCPYKGYARYWDLHLGDTVYEDFVWSYDDPLPESAPVKGLLCFYNEKVDLEIDGEPIERVASKFS
- a CDS encoding gamma-glutamyltransferase, whose amino-acid sequence is MIPASVTRHAPNGMVSTIDHLATSAGVDLLRRGGSAVDAAIGANAVLSVTSSHMCGMGGDLWALVHHADGEVPATLDASGRAGSGADPERARADGLTRIPLRGDIRAVTVPGAVDGWLTLHERFGRLPLGDVFAAAVELAEHGFPVSPILSVLAPEMASVVGNEIPGAPSTGQMVTRPGSARALRAIAADGRAGFYGGEFGEGLLAAGPDEFTPADLDDSQARWVDPLSIDAMGHRLWTAPPTSQGYLSLLGAVIADGLEPGPDPRGVHILIEAATQAAHDRPTQLHEGADPGELLSAERIADRRAAIDPQRAGTVGVPAWHGDTTYLCAVDRDGMGVSLINSNASGFGAGIIAGTSGIFLHDRGLGFSLEAGHPAEYGPGRRPPHTLAPALVTRTDGTLHTVLGTMGGDTQPQIVLQLLAATLLHDRDPGRANGQARWRIAPSDDGGGFDTWRHGHGRHVRVEAHLPDRIVDGLRDRGHEVVTDDSSGFGHAHLIQVTEHGSLAGACDPRALTGAAAGH
- a CDS encoding winged helix-turn-helix transcriptional regulator yields the protein MTTAVSFEQFCPVAISLEALGDRWSLLLLRDLLWAGPQSRAGLLERNPGLDEDTLTERITHLVSHGLLDQLDEPKARYALSERGEGVSDVITALFNFGMPMLEDIVVNDWMLAYAIADAARRRGLDLLEVEERVIISVTVDEGHALVEMSPGLMRIVEDHEPHATIVTVGSCLAAVIGGDRTVDDLIASGDARITGDVEAARVLLATLPTH
- a CDS encoding OB-fold domain-containing protein: MRGIIASGAYIPHRRLDRAEITALFGKGGGRGTRSVAGFDEDTTTMGAEAARNALRDAGDVSVDSLWFATSTPAYLEKTNAAAIHAALRLDPSVGALDLGGALRSGIGTVRTALQGGGTTLVVCSDVRDGMATSADEASGGDGAAALLIGDESAGPVIAEYVGAGIATDEFLERWRVPGAARSRVWEERFGEVTYAPLMKAAFDAALADAGIEADAIDHLAVAGLHARAIKRGGKAFGAATEHLVDDLSATVGNTGTAHPALLLAATLEQAEPGQTIAVAMLADGVEVVILRTTDAIANYSPSAPVSAQAASGAPIDYGKFLSWRGMVAVEPPNRPPPQRTSASAAYRRNDWKFAFVGTRDRSSGMLHMPPARVSQKGGAVDDMEPVPMADTVGTIASFTIDKLVYSPSPPVVFAVVDFDGGGRAPLELTDVDPDEVEIGGRVEPTFRRLSTSDEIHNYFWKVRPVRGES
- a CDS encoding acetyl-CoA acetyltransferase, translating into MGSHGIKDQVAIIGMGCTPFLEHWDKSLDDLIIDAAQSTYASAGVAQEDVDAFWFGTSQSAASGLAMGGPLKIQGKPVTRVENYCATGSEAMRNAAYAVASGAYDVVMALGAEKVKDGGYQGLNAFPIPTDGTQRTLTAAAMFSLILPSYSQKYGVDRDELRYTVAKIAEKNHYNGARNPLAQFRRETSAEQICQMAAVAGELSVFDCAGVADGAAAVIMCRAEDAHKYCPNPLYIKALSFVAGTGAGSLDPDYDYTSLLESKWAAEDAYAQAGVTDPKSEIAMAEVHDCFTPTELVLMEDLGFSDPGAAWQDVLDGAFALDGRLPVNTDGGLKSFGHPVGASGLRMLYEVWLQLRGEAPEDRRIPETDRNLGLTHNLGGYPGEMVSFVGIYGPELG